One genomic region from Alteromonas pelagimontana encodes:
- a CDS encoding DUF1622 domain-containing protein: MQDLIEPIAEWGASVVELLGIFIIVGISFYTLIYGSVGLFKKDKAETIFRQVRQRLGRGILLGLEFLVAADIIHTVAVELTFQTVSVLAIIVLIRTFLSFTLDVELTGRWPWQDSSG, from the coding sequence ATGCAGGATTTAATCGAACCAATAGCAGAATGGGGAGCGTCTGTAGTAGAGCTTTTGGGTATTTTTATTATAGTGGGAATTTCATTTTACACCTTGATCTACGGCTCTGTTGGCTTATTTAAAAAGGACAAGGCAGAAACAATATTTCGGCAGGTTCGTCAGCGTCTCGGGCGGGGAATTTTACTCGGTCTGGAGTTTCTTGTTGCGGCAGATATTATTCATACTGTGGCGGTGGAACTGACATTCCAGACTGTCAGCGTGCTAGCCATTATCGTTTTAATTCGTACGTTTCTCAGCTTTACCTTAGATGTTGAACTAACGGGGCGGTGGCCATGGCAGGATAGCAGTGGCTGA
- a CDS encoding AGE family epimerase/isomerase: MADTSVAADPQRIFWVDRSVHRNWLMTQGQHLLEHYRASKVAGGFGELDDDGQLVDNSAQTIVTARMVHCYSVASLLGVPGAAALADHGVEALLDGPLRDKEHDGWFEGEDPGRKQAYVHAFVALASASAVMALRPRAEELREAIGSVIDKRFWLADEEVMAPSFSANWHDCENYRGANANMHSTEAFLALADATGDNLWLERALAVAKRFCHVIARANNYMLPEHFDNNWQMLPDYNRDNPTDDLRPWGMTPGHFAEWSGLLLKIEAALAARGCDIPDWFFEDAVGLFDNALKCGWSVDGAPGMVYTIGWDKAVSVANRPWWVQAETANTAYMLLRRTKHADFDQTYRMVWDYIADILIDSNNGGWRPEVDCKGNRSREVYPLRNDLYHAFQATLIPLLPVGSSLADSVRRHSV; this comes from the coding sequence ATGGCTGACACATCTGTAGCCGCCGATCCGCAGCGTATTTTCTGGGTAGACCGCAGCGTTCACCGCAATTGGCTGATGACGCAGGGCCAGCATCTGCTGGAACACTACAGAGCATCAAAGGTTGCCGGAGGATTCGGTGAATTGGATGATGACGGACAGTTGGTGGATAATTCTGCACAGACCATTGTCACGGCAAGAATGGTTCATTGCTATAGCGTTGCCTCACTTTTAGGCGTGCCCGGTGCCGCCGCTTTGGCCGATCACGGCGTAGAAGCCTTGCTTGACGGACCACTACGTGACAAAGAGCATGATGGTTGGTTTGAAGGTGAAGATCCCGGCCGCAAGCAGGCTTATGTTCATGCTTTTGTTGCTCTGGCATCCGCCAGTGCGGTTATGGCGCTTAGGCCACGCGCCGAAGAGTTGCGCGAGGCTATCGGTTCTGTCATCGATAAGCGTTTTTGGCTTGCTGATGAAGAGGTTATGGCTCCCAGCTTTAGTGCCAATTGGCATGACTGCGAGAACTATCGCGGCGCAAACGCGAATATGCACTCAACAGAAGCTTTTCTGGCGCTGGCCGATGCTACGGGAGACAACCTCTGGCTGGAACGCGCTTTGGCGGTAGCGAAGCGTTTTTGTCACGTTATCGCTCGCGCAAATAATTACATGCTGCCCGAACATTTTGACAATAACTGGCAGATGCTACCGGATTATAACCGCGATAATCCAACGGATGATCTACGGCCTTGGGGAATGACACCGGGTCATTTTGCCGAGTGGAGCGGGCTGTTGCTTAAAATTGAAGCCGCACTGGCTGCACGGGGCTGCGACATCCCAGACTGGTTTTTCGAAGACGCTGTTGGGCTGTTTGATAATGCGCTTAAATGCGGCTGGAGCGTCGATGGTGCTCCGGGTATGGTTTACACCATTGGTTGGGATAAAGCTGTATCGGTTGCAAACCGGCCGTGGTGGGTGCAAGCCGAGACCGCAAACACCGCATACATGTTGCTGCGACGTACCAAGCACGCCGATTTCGATCAGACCTACAGAATGGTCTGGGATTATATTGCCGACATATTAATCGATTCCAATAACGGTGGCTGGCGTCCAGAGGTTGACTGTAAAGGAAATCGCTCCCGCGAGGTCTATCCCTTACGCAACGACCTTTATCATGCCTTTCAGGCGACATTGATACCTTTGCTGCCTGTGGGCTCCTCGCTTGCCGACAGCGTCAGGCGCCATTCAGTTTAA
- a CDS encoding SDR family oxidoreductase: protein MSEQIDKTMPAAEFIDESYKGSGKLEGKTILISGGDSGIGRAVALHAAREGANVAIIYHNDSEDAEETRKAIEAEGANALVIQGNVGKSADCDAAIAKVIDMWGELDILVNNAGFQKPFASLTDITDDEWKAHFDVNIHGFFYLTRAALPHLGKGASIINTTSINAFAGNKHLVPYTATKGAITGFTRALALQLAEKDIRVNEVAPGPVITPIQKTFKDYDSDILKNMDEMTPMQRIGQPRELAAAYIYLACKDSSFVTGQTMHVNGGMIING from the coding sequence ATGAGCGAACAGATTGATAAGACTATGCCTGCCGCCGAATTCATTGATGAAAGCTATAAAGGCTCAGGCAAGCTAGAGGGAAAAACAATACTGATCAGCGGCGGTGACAGCGGGATTGGACGCGCTGTTGCGCTGCACGCCGCTCGCGAAGGAGCCAATGTTGCCATCATTTATCACAACGATTCCGAAGATGCTGAAGAAACTCGCAAAGCGATTGAGGCAGAAGGCGCGAACGCTTTGGTTATTCAGGGAAATGTGGGTAAAAGTGCAGATTGCGACGCCGCCATCGCCAAAGTTATCGACATGTGGGGCGAGCTGGATATTTTAGTTAACAATGCGGGTTTTCAAAAACCCTTTGCCAGTCTTACAGACATCACCGATGACGAGTGGAAAGCGCATTTTGATGTGAATATTCATGGCTTTTTCTACCTGACCCGTGCGGCTTTACCACATCTTGGCAAGGGCGCGAGCATCATCAACACCACTTCTATTAACGCTTTTGCGGGTAACAAACATCTTGTGCCTTATACTGCGACCAAAGGTGCAATTACCGGATTCACCCGAGCGCTGGCCTTGCAATTGGCGGAGAAAGACATTCGCGTAAATGAGGTTGCTCCCGGCCCGGTGATTACCCCTATACAGAAGACGTTTAAAGATTATGACAGCGATATTTTAAAAAACATGGACGAGATGACGCCGATGCAGCGTATCGGCCAGCCTCGGGAGCTTGCGGCTGCTTATATTTATCTCGCGTGTAAAGACAGCTCGTTTGTCACCGGTCAGACAATGCATGTGAACGGAGGCATGATTATCAATGGCTGA
- a CDS encoding glutathione S-transferase family protein, which translates to MKIYGDMRSGNCYKIKLLCSLLGIQHEWLHVDILAGGTQTDKFLAKNPNGKIPLLELDDGRYLSESNAILNYLAAGSLLLPQDRYKLAQAQQWQFFEQYSHEPYIAVARFIAKYLGLPENRREEYEQKQTGGHKALAVMEQQLSVSPYLVGDSLSVSDISLYGYTHVAHEGGFDLSQYPAIIAWLERIKRHPNYISMV; encoded by the coding sequence ATGAAGATCTATGGTGATATGCGGTCGGGTAACTGTTACAAGATAAAATTGCTGTGTTCATTGCTGGGTATCCAACATGAATGGCTTCATGTGGATATTCTTGCCGGTGGCACTCAAACTGACAAGTTTTTAGCGAAGAACCCCAATGGAAAAATTCCACTTTTGGAGCTGGACGATGGTCGTTATCTTTCAGAATCTAATGCCATTTTAAACTATCTTGCCGCAGGAAGTTTGTTGCTCCCCCAAGATAGATATAAGCTCGCTCAGGCACAACAGTGGCAGTTTTTCGAACAATATAGCCACGAGCCTTACATTGCCGTCGCACGTTTCATTGCAAAATACCTGGGTTTGCCGGAAAACCGCCGGGAAGAGTATGAACAAAAGCAGACGGGTGGTCACAAGGCGCTGGCTGTTATGGAGCAGCAACTATCTGTTTCGCCATACTTGGTTGGCGATTCGTTATCGGTATCCGATATCAGTCTTTACGGATACACTCATGTCGCTCATGAGGGAGGTTTCGATCTAAGTCAGTATCCAGCTATTATAGCGTGGCTTGAACGGATAAAGAGGCACCCAAACTATATTAGTATGGTGTAG
- a CDS encoding acyltransferase family protein produces MTKLPQRILAVDALRGIAIAAMVLVNNPGSWSHVYAPMRHAQWHGWTLADLVFPFFIFIMGVSAALSLPKQVASGKSAIQVINQAAIRAGKLFSLGLLLALFYYNFHVVDYSWWHQQVVELRVFGVLQRLGLVFFITAVCVVWLSARMIAVMFLLLLVLYWGLMALMPYSDASGNVYQGLWNFGNSFAAWVDANLLGVSHVFYRSATPFAFDPEGILSTLPAVASGLLGVLAGKGIQQPATWLVKLNWLIVAGAVLTASGLLLEQVVPVNKALWTPSYVLLTGGLALFSLSALIWLLDVKQLICWAQPLIICGSNSIAFYLIAGVLARLLIIIPVGNSSLHGWIYNKGLVPIFGELNGSLAFAVIFFIVSFIPIWLMYRKNFFWKV; encoded by the coding sequence ATGACTAAACTGCCCCAGCGCATTTTGGCGGTGGATGCGCTACGGGGTATCGCCATTGCCGCAATGGTGCTGGTAAATAACCCCGGCAGTTGGTCTCATGTTTATGCACCTATGCGGCACGCTCAATGGCACGGATGGACGCTTGCCGATCTCGTTTTTCCTTTCTTTATATTTATTATGGGCGTGTCGGCCGCGCTCTCACTGCCCAAACAGGTAGCCAGTGGAAAGTCAGCCATTCAGGTTATCAACCAAGCGGCCATACGCGCGGGTAAACTTTTTTCGCTAGGTCTGCTACTAGCGCTGTTTTATTACAATTTTCACGTGGTGGACTATTCCTGGTGGCACCAGCAGGTGGTGGAGTTACGGGTTTTCGGGGTATTGCAGCGCCTCGGATTGGTATTTTTTATTACAGCTGTGTGCGTGGTGTGGCTGTCGGCTCGAATGATAGCAGTGATGTTTTTGTTGTTGCTTGTTCTTTACTGGGGGCTGATGGCGTTGATGCCCTACTCAGACGCAAGTGGTAACGTGTATCAGGGATTGTGGAATTTTGGCAACAGCTTCGCGGCCTGGGTGGATGCAAACCTGTTGGGTGTTAGCCATGTTTTTTATCGCAGCGCCACACCCTTCGCTTTCGATCCGGAAGGTATACTCAGTACACTGCCTGCTGTTGCAAGTGGTTTACTTGGCGTATTGGCCGGCAAGGGAATACAGCAACCAGCAACATGGCTCGTGAAGCTAAACTGGCTTATAGTTGCAGGCGCAGTATTAACCGCTTCAGGCTTATTGCTGGAACAAGTTGTTCCTGTCAACAAAGCACTTTGGACACCCTCTTACGTACTGTTAACAGGAGGTTTGGCTTTATTTTCGCTAAGCGCTTTAATATGGCTGCTGGATGTTAAGCAATTAATCTGTTGGGCTCAGCCGCTAATAATTTGCGGTAGCAACAGTATTGCTTTTTATTTAATTGCTGGTGTACTAGCCAGGCTGCTTATTATTATTCCTGTTGGCAACTCCAGCTTACACGGGTGGATTTATAACAAAGGCCTGGTGCCGATTTTTGGTGAACTTAACGGTTCTCTGGCATTTGCAGTTATTTTCTTTATAGTCAGCTTTATACCAATATGGCTCATGTACCGAAAAAATTTCTTTTGGAAGGTGTAG